A single region of the Calditerricola satsumensis genome encodes:
- the fliE gene encoding flagellar hook-basal body complex protein FliE, with the protein MQVTGAKPVGLGLSSNDGRLADKAATSFADWLAQALDRLNADQVNAERAALRLAAGDVANLHNLFLALQKASLGLQLAVHVRNKAIEAYQDVFRMPL; encoded by the coding sequence ATGCAGGTCACCGGGGCAAAGCCCGTTGGCCTCGGGCTTTCGTCGAATGACGGGCGGCTTGCGGACAAGGCCGCCACGTCGTTCGCCGATTGGCTGGCCCAGGCCCTTGATCGGCTCAACGCTGACCAGGTGAACGCCGAGCGCGCGGCGCTGCGGCTGGCCGCCGGGGATGTGGCGAATCTGCACAACCTGTTTCTCGCATTGCAGAAGGCCTCCCTTGGCCTGCAGCTTGCGGTGCATGTGCGCAACAAGGCCATTGAGGCGTATCAAGACGTGTTCCGCATGCCGTTGTAA
- the flgC gene encoding flagellar basal body rod protein FlgC gives MLSPLDISASALTAERVRMDVIASNIANATTTRARLVNGTWQPYVRKLVVFEPRTPFASYLAQAIGRQAEVGAGVQVSRIVDDPTPPRLVYDPTHPDAGPDGYVRLPNVDIVKEMADLIAATRAYEANVAAFQAGKAMLTKALELGR, from the coding sequence GTGCTCTCGCCGCTTGACATCAGCGCCTCGGCGCTCACCGCCGAGCGCGTGCGCATGGATGTCATCGCGTCGAACATCGCCAACGCGACGACCACCCGCGCCCGGCTGGTGAACGGCACGTGGCAGCCGTATGTGCGCAAGCTGGTGGTTTTTGAGCCGCGCACGCCGTTTGCCTCGTACTTGGCCCAAGCTATTGGCCGGCAGGCGGAGGTTGGCGCGGGGGTGCAGGTGAGCCGCATCGTCGACGACCCGACGCCGCCGCGCCTGGTGTACGACCCGACCCATCCCGACGCGGGGCCGGATGGGTACGTACGGCTCCCCAACGTGGACATTGTCAAGGAGATGGCCGACTTGATCGCCGCCACGCGCGCGTACGAGGCCAACGTCGCCGCGTTTCAGGCGGGGAAGGCCATGCTGACCAAAGCCCTGGAACTGGGCCGTTGA
- the flgB gene encoding flagellar basal body rod protein FlgB → MDVFQNRMLSTLEQAMNAAMLRQRVIANNLANVETPGFKAADVAFERLLAEALARPGSSFVGVRTDPRHLPIGARESMVAPRIVPAVHTRMRHDGNNVDVDAEMANLARNALWYQALVQSTQHYLDQLRTVIGEGRR, encoded by the coding sequence GTGGACGTCTTTCAAAATCGCATGCTTTCCACCTTGGAACAGGCCATGAATGCGGCGATGCTGCGGCAGCGCGTCATCGCGAACAATCTCGCCAATGTGGAAACGCCGGGGTTTAAGGCGGCGGATGTCGCCTTTGAGCGCCTGCTTGCGGAAGCCCTTGCCCGACCGGGCTCGTCCTTTGTCGGCGTGCGAACCGATCCGCGCCACCTGCCCATCGGGGCACGGGAGAGCATGGTCGCGCCGCGGATCGTTCCCGCCGTCCATACGCGCATGCGCCACGACGGCAACAACGTCGACGTGGACGCGGAGATGGCCAACCTAGCCCGCAACGCGCTGTGGTACCAGGCCCTGGTGCAGAGCACCCAGCATTACCTGGACCAGTTGCGGACGGTCATCGGGGAAGGGAGGCGGTAA
- the codY gene encoding GTP-sensing pleiotropic transcriptional regulator CodY yields the protein MDLLTKTRRINRLLQKTAGHAVNFMEMAEVLRDVINANVFVLSRKGKVLGFAIAHQIENERMRRMLEERRFPEEYNRELLKVDETQTNIPIESDLTIFPVELRDVIHEAWTTLVPIIGGGDRLGTLALGRLNEKFTEDDLVLAEYGATVVGTEILRERAEQIEQEARAKAVVQLAIGSLSYSELEAVEHIFEELDGKEGLLVASKIADRVGITRSVIVNALRKLESAGVIESRSLGMKGTYIKVLNDKLLPELEKLKSS from the coding sequence ATGGACCTGCTGACCAAAACGCGGCGCATCAACCGGTTGCTGCAAAAGACGGCCGGCCACGCCGTGAATTTCATGGAAATGGCCGAAGTGCTCCGCGACGTGATCAACGCCAACGTGTTCGTCCTCAGCCGAAAGGGGAAGGTGCTCGGCTTCGCCATCGCCCATCAGATCGAAAACGAGCGGATGCGCCGCATGCTCGAGGAGCGGCGCTTTCCTGAAGAATACAATCGCGAGCTGTTGAAAGTGGACGAAACCCAGACCAACATCCCGATCGAAAGCGACCTGACCATCTTTCCCGTCGAGCTGCGCGACGTGATTCATGAAGCGTGGACAACCCTCGTGCCGATCATCGGCGGCGGCGATCGCCTGGGCACGCTGGCCCTGGGCCGTCTGAACGAGAAGTTCACTGAAGACGACCTCGTGCTGGCCGAGTACGGGGCGACCGTCGTCGGCACAGAGATCCTGCGCGAGCGCGCGGAGCAGATCGAGCAGGAAGCGCGGGCCAAAGCGGTCGTGCAGCTGGCCATCGGGTCCCTGTCGTACAGCGAATTGGAAGCGGTGGAACACATCTTCGAAGAGCTGGACGGCAAGGAGGGGCTGCTCGTCGCCAGTAAGATCGCCGACCGCGTCGGCATCACCCGTTCGGTGATTGTCAACGCGCTGCGCAAGCTGGAGAGCGCCGGCGTCATCGAGTCCCGTTCCCTGGGCATGAAGGGGACGTACATCAAGGTGCTGAACGACAAGCTGCTGCCGGAACTGGAGAAGCTCAAGTCGTCGTAA
- the hslU gene encoding ATP-dependent protease ATPase subunit HslU: MRRDRIPTPREIVAELDKYIVGQKAAKRAVAIALRNRYRRSLLPEALRDEITPKNILMIGPTGVGKTEIARRLAKLAGAPFVKVEATKFTEVGYVGRDVESMVRDLVETAIRMVKAEKMEEVRDRAEKLAEERLLDLLVPEPKKERGFQNPLELLFGGRMGTSQEKEGDGDALERQRRRRELAERLARGELEDWIVEVEIEDTALPMIDLFAGSGVEQVGVNVQELFGSLFPKRTKRRKVPVREARKLLVQEEASKLIDMDEVIQESIQRAEQHRIIFIDEIDKIAGREGGVGPDVSREGVQRDILPIVEGSTVMTKYGPVKTDHILFIAAGAFHVAKPSDLIPELQGRFPIRVELTSLEVDDFVRILTEPQNALIKQYTALIETEGVKVQFTDEAIREIARLAAEVNRQTEDIGARRLHTVMEKLLEDLSFEAPDINLETVVITPEYVNEKLRDIVEDRDLRQYIL; this comes from the coding sequence GTGCGACGCGATCGGATTCCCACGCCGCGGGAGATCGTCGCCGAACTGGACAAATACATCGTCGGGCAGAAGGCCGCCAAGCGCGCGGTGGCCATTGCCCTGCGCAACCGCTACCGGCGGAGCCTCCTGCCCGAGGCGCTGCGCGACGAGATCACGCCGAAAAACATCCTCATGATCGGGCCGACCGGGGTCGGGAAAACGGAGATTGCCCGGCGGCTGGCCAAGCTCGCCGGCGCGCCCTTCGTCAAGGTGGAGGCGACCAAGTTTACCGAGGTCGGCTACGTGGGCCGCGACGTCGAGTCGATGGTCCGCGACCTGGTGGAGACGGCCATCCGCATGGTAAAAGCGGAAAAGATGGAGGAAGTGCGCGACCGGGCGGAAAAGCTGGCCGAAGAGCGCCTACTCGACCTGCTCGTGCCGGAGCCGAAGAAGGAGCGCGGCTTTCAAAATCCGCTCGAACTCCTGTTTGGCGGTCGCATGGGCACGAGCCAGGAGAAAGAAGGCGACGGAGACGCCCTGGAGCGGCAGCGCCGGCGGCGGGAGCTGGCCGAGCGCCTGGCGCGGGGCGAGCTGGAAGACTGGATTGTCGAGGTGGAGATTGAGGACACCGCCTTGCCGATGATTGACCTCTTCGCCGGTTCGGGCGTGGAGCAGGTGGGCGTCAACGTGCAAGAGCTGTTCGGGAGCCTTTTCCCCAAACGCACCAAGCGCCGGAAGGTACCGGTGCGCGAGGCGCGGAAGCTGCTCGTGCAGGAAGAGGCGAGCAAGCTGATCGACATGGACGAGGTGATCCAGGAGTCGATCCAGCGCGCCGAACAGCACAGGATCATCTTCATCGACGAGATCGACAAGATCGCCGGGCGGGAAGGGGGCGTCGGCCCCGATGTCTCCCGCGAAGGCGTGCAGCGCGACATCCTGCCCATCGTCGAGGGCTCCACGGTGATGACGAAATACGGGCCGGTCAAGACGGACCACATCCTCTTCATTGCCGCCGGAGCGTTTCACGTGGCCAAGCCGTCCGACCTGATTCCCGAGTTGCAGGGACGGTTTCCCATCCGCGTCGAGCTGACCAGCCTCGAGGTGGACGATTTCGTGCGCATCTTGACGGAACCGCAAAACGCCCTGATCAAGCAGTACACGGCGCTCATCGAGACGGAAGGCGTCAAGGTGCAGTTTACCGACGAGGCGATCCGGGAGATTGCGCGGCTGGCCGCGGAAGTCAACCGCCAGACGGAGGACATCGGCGCCCGCCGTCTCCACACGGTGATGGAAAAGCTTCTCGAAGACCTCTCCTTCGAGGCGCCGGACATCAACCTGGAGACGGTGGTGATCACGCCGGAGTACGTCAATGAAAAACTGCGCGACATTGTCGAAGACCGCGATTTGCGGCAATACATTTTGTAG
- the hslV gene encoding ATP-dependent protease subunit HslV: protein MAGDGQVTFGNAMVMKKGAKKVRRLYRGQVLAGFAGSVADAMALFEKFEGKLEEHHGNLPRAAVELAKEWRTDRMLRRLEALLVVMDRRHLLLISGSGEVLEPDDGMVAIGSGGSYALAAGRALKRHAPHLSARQIAEEALRIAAELCVYTNDHLVVEELEG, encoded by the coding sequence ATGGCCGGTGACGGGCAGGTCACCTTCGGCAACGCGATGGTGATGAAGAAAGGCGCCAAGAAGGTGCGTCGCCTGTACCGCGGCCAGGTGCTGGCCGGCTTTGCCGGTTCGGTGGCCGACGCGATGGCCTTGTTTGAGAAATTCGAGGGCAAGCTGGAGGAGCACCACGGCAACCTGCCGCGCGCCGCGGTGGAACTGGCCAAGGAGTGGCGCACCGACCGCATGCTGCGCCGCCTGGAAGCCCTGCTCGTCGTCATGGACAGACGCCACCTGCTCCTGATTTCGGGCAGCGGCGAAGTGCTGGAACCGGACGACGGCATGGTGGCCATCGGTTCGGGCGGCAGCTACGCGCTGGCGGCGGGACGGGCCCTCAAGCGCCACGCCCCGCACCTGAGCGCGCGCCAGATTGCCGAAGAGGCGCTGCGCATCGCGGCGGAGCTCTGCGTGTACACGAATGACCACCTCGTCGTCGAAGAGCTGGAGGGGTGA
- the xerC gene encoding tyrosine recombinase XerC, translated as MAFRAYLQIEKNASPHTIAAYQRDIAAFREAVLQRQDLDWDEVTPWHVRAYLAHLHESGYSRRTVARKLSALRAFFRFLHREGRVAHTPFEGVATPKLEKRLPVFLDEDEIARLLALPDPAHPLGLRDRALLETLYATGMRVSELCALDVTALDLSVGTVLVYGKGAKERYVLLGSHAIEALRRYLRDGRPKLAAPGETRLFVNWRGGPLSTRSVRRIVAKYVEQAALTKRVSPHTFRHSFATHLLNAGADLRAVQELLGHASISSTQVYTHVTRQRLRRVYDDAHPRA; from the coding sequence ATGGCCTTCCGCGCGTATTTGCAGATTGAGAAGAACGCGTCGCCCCACACGATTGCAGCGTACCAGCGGGACATCGCGGCATTTCGGGAGGCGGTCCTGCAGCGGCAGGACCTCGATTGGGACGAGGTGACGCCCTGGCACGTGCGGGCGTACCTGGCCCACCTGCACGAATCCGGATATTCCCGCCGAACCGTCGCGCGGAAGCTCTCGGCCTTGCGCGCCTTTTTTCGCTTTTTGCACCGGGAAGGCCGCGTGGCCCACACGCCCTTTGAAGGGGTGGCGACGCCCAAACTGGAAAAACGGCTTCCGGTGTTTCTCGACGAGGACGAGATTGCCCGTCTGCTTGCGCTGCCTGATCCCGCTCATCCGCTCGGTCTGCGTGACCGGGCCCTTTTGGAGACGTTGTACGCCACCGGCATGCGCGTCAGCGAGCTGTGTGCCCTTGACGTGACCGCCCTCGACCTTTCGGTGGGCACGGTCCTGGTCTACGGAAAAGGGGCCAAAGAGCGGTATGTTCTCCTCGGGTCCCACGCCATCGAGGCCCTGCGCCGGTATCTCCGCGACGGGCGTCCGAAGCTCGCCGCACCCGGCGAAACGCGCCTCTTCGTCAACTGGCGAGGGGGACCCCTTTCAACGCGCAGCGTACGTCGAATCGTGGCGAAATATGTCGAACAAGCAGCTCTGACGAAGCGGGTGAGTCCGCACACGTTCCGCCATAGCTTTGCCACGCACCTTTTGAACGCGGGAGCCGACCTGCGCGCGGTGCAGGAGCTGCTCGGGCACGCCAGCATCTCGTCGACGCAGGTGTACACCCACGTCACCCGGCAGCGGCTGCGGCGCGTCTACGACGACGCTCATCCGCGCGCCTGA